From Rattus rattus isolate New Zealand chromosome 17, Rrattus_CSIRO_v1, whole genome shotgun sequence, the proteins below share one genomic window:
- the LOC116886550 gene encoding thyrotropin-releasing hormone receptor-like: protein MDGPSNVSLIHGDTTLGLPEYKVVSVFLVLLVCTLGIVGNAMVVLVVLTSRDMHTPTNCYLVSLALADLLVLLAAGLPNVSDSLVGHWIYGRAGCLGITYFQYLGINVSSCSILAFTVERYIAICHPLRAQTVCTVARAKRIIAGIWGVTSLYCLLWFFLVDLNVRDNQRLECGYKVPRGLYLPIYLLDFAVFFIGPLLVTLVLYGLIGRILFQSPLSQEAWQKERQPHGQSEAAPGNCSRAKSSRKQATRMLAVVVLLFAVLWTPYRTLVLLNSFVAQPFLDPWVLLFCRTCVYTNSAVNPVVYSLMSQKFRAAFLKLCWCRAAGPQRRAAHVLTSNYSAAQETSVGTEKMQPGSSEVSGPTAAGPLGCQHEPYFSVL, encoded by the exons ATGGATGGCCCCAGCAATGTCTCGCTCATTCACGGTGACACCACGCTGGGCCTGCCAGAGTACAAGGTGGTCTCAGTCTTCCTAGTGCTCCTGGTGTGCACCCTGGGCATCGTGGGCAATGCCATGGTGGTTCTGGTGGTGCTGACCTCGCGtgacatgcacacacccaccaaCTGCTACCTGGTCAGCCTGGCCCTCGCTGACCTCCTCGTGCTGCTGGCTGCGGGTCTGCCCAATGTCTCTGACAGCCTAGTGGGGCACTGGATCTATGGACGTGCTGGCTGCTTGGGCATCACCTACTTCCAGTACCTGGGCATCAATGTCTCCTCCTGCTCTATCCTGGCCTTCACTGTGGAGAG GTATATAGCCATTTGCCACCCACTGAGAGCACAGACCGTGTGCACTGTGGCCCGGGCCAAACGGATCATCGCAGGCATCTGGGGGGTCACGTCCCTCTATTGCCTACTCTGGTTCTTCCTGGTGGACCTCAATGTCCGTGACAACCAGCGCCTTGAGTGTGGCTACAAGGTGCCCCGAGGACTCTACCTGCCCATCTACCTGCTGGACTTCGCTGTCTTTTTCATCGGACCCTTGCTGGTGACCCTCGTGCTCTATGGGCTTATCGGGAGGATTTTATTTCAGAGCCCGTTGTCCCAGGAGGCCTGGCAGAAGGAGAGGCAGCCCCATGGGCAGAGCGAGGCTGCACCAGGCAACTGCTCCAGGGCCAAGAGCTCCAGGAAGCAG GCCACCAGGATGCTGGCCGTGGTTGTGTTGCTTTTTGCCGTGCTGTGGACCCCTTACCGCACACTGGTACTGCTCAACTCCTTTGTGGCCCAGCCTTTCCTGGACCCCTGGGTCCTGCTGTTCTGCCGCACCTGTGTCTACACCAACAGCGCTGTCAACCCTGTCGTCTACAGCCTGATGTCACAGAAGTTCCGGGCAGCCTTCCTGAAACTGTGCTGGTGCAGGGCAGCTGGACCACAGCGGCGTGCAGCACACGTCCTCACCAGTAACTACAGTGCCGCCCAGGAGACCTCAGTAGGAACTGAGAAGATGCAGCCGGGCTCCAGTGAGGTCTCAGGTCCcacagcagcaggtcccctgggCTGTCAGCATGAGCCCTACTTCAGTGTGCTCTGA